One segment of Trachemys scripta elegans isolate TJP31775 chromosome 1, CAS_Tse_1.0, whole genome shotgun sequence DNA contains the following:
- the HEBP1 gene encoding heme-binding protein 1, with product MFGMIRNSLFGSVEGWPCQVLSRGEKEEVTYEERTCEGGKFATVEVAGKQFDEASKEAVLKLLKYVGGTNDKAVGMGMTAPVSITAFPDEDGSLQQKVKVSLRIPSQYQDNPPRPGDESIQIEEREGMTIYSTQFGGYAKEEDYVNYAAKLRSALGSEAAYRKDFYLCNGYDPPMKPYWRRNEVWFVKE from the exons ATGTTTGGGATGATCAGGAACTCCCTGTTCGGGTCGGTGGAGGGGTGgccctgccaggtgctgagcagagGGGAGAAG GAAGAAGTAACCTATGAAGAAAGGACATGTGAAGGTGGGAAATTTGCTACAGTGGAGGTAGCTGGGAAACAATTTGATGAGGCCTCCAAGGAAGCGGTGCTGAAGCTTCTGAAATACGTGGGAGGAACCAATGATAAGG CGGTTGGGATGGGCATGACTGCGCCAGTTTCCATCACTGCCTTTCCTGATGAGGACGGCTCCTTACAGCAGAAAGTGAAAGTCTCACTGCGGATTCCAAGCCAATATCAGGACAACCCTCCCCGTCCTGGTGATGAGAGCATTCAGATTGAAGAGCGAGAAGGAATGACCATTTACTCCAC GCAGTTTGGTGGTTATGCCAAGGAAGAGGATTATGTGAATTATGCCGCCAAGCTGCGCTCTGCCCTGGGGAGCGAGGCAGCCTACCGCAAGGACTTCTACTTGTGTAATGGCTACGACCCCCCCATGAAACCGTACTGGCGACGCAACGAAGTCTGGTTTGTGAAGGAGTGA